Genomic DNA from Cloeon dipterum chromosome 3, ieCloDipt1.1, whole genome shotgun sequence:
TCCGACTAAGAGAATCcatctattaaaaattcataatttgattctagatttgataatttattgcctGAGAATGTCATATCCCTTAATAGTGAGTGcgaacaaattcaaaatttaattttaattataatgagAGGGAAGTGacattttcctaaatttaactaaatttcagTCCGAGTAAGGCGCTCAAAACGACGCAAATTTGTCGTCAAGTGTTGCGGGTCGAATTCCTGCTCTGAGGAGAGCGCCGACAGCTACGAGAGGCGACAAGGCGAAAAAGCGCGCAAGCAGCAAGAGACAAACATCGTGAACGAGCTGCAGTACAAGAGAAGGCggcaaatgaagaaaaatccGCAAAGGAACCTGAGCCAGTTGCATGCGTACGGAGTCCTCACCGAGGCCGGCATCCATATTTCCTGCTCGGGATGCCCTTCAGGGTGGCCTGACATGCTCACCGTCTACCCTGACTACGAGTTAGGCATCCCTGTGAGTTGCTTCAACTGTCCAAACAACTGGCCCGGCGCGCTGAACCTTCTGGGCGTCGGAGGCGACCCTTCGTGGACCACCAACCAGCCCTCTGGCTTTGGTCAAGGAGGGGGCGggggaaataatttcaacgcCTTTGATACTGGCAGCAACTTCGGCGGGGGCGGCAATGGGGCCGGCAGTGTTCCACCTTTAAACGGGGGCGGCGGGGACGGACCTGACTACGGGGAACCTACAGATGAATATTCTGACCAGTATGATACTGAGCCGACTTTAATGTTTACCAAGGGCCAAGGATTGTCAACAGTTGCGTCTGCAGCCCAGCCGGCTCAGGAAAGTGGAACAAGTCAAAATGATGACACGACCACTGAAAGTGAATATGAGGGCGACGGAAGCGACACTTATTATGATGAAGAAGgt
This window encodes:
- the LOC135939257 gene encoding uncharacterized protein LOC135939257; the protein is MCNYFVFLVLIVYIKVEGGNQHRRSEDKKESDNNDNSFMRLQKSHQESLADFQASNEDSLSWRTYFWDAFSNVFVVQQERKYRNLTANLPHLVRVRRSKRRKFVVKCCGSNSCSEESADSYERRQGEKARKQQETNIVNELQYKRRRQMKKNPQRNLSQLHAYGVLTEAGIHISCSGCPSGWPDMLTVYPDYELGIPVSCFNCPNNWPGALNLLGVGGDPSWTTNQPSGFGQGGGGGNNFNAFDTGSNFGGGGNGAGSVPPLNGGGGDGPDYGEPTDEYSDQYDTEPTLMFTKGQGLSTVASAAQPAQESGTSQNDDTTTESEYEGDGSDTYYDEEDETTNETTLASKSEITNNVKTTLGAAKGTAGTTTKELTTTDVESSADDATEAGDEEDTSELNSTADATSQPAEEGVDFGSK